One segment of Streptomyces bathyalis DNA contains the following:
- a CDS encoding lysylphosphatidylglycerol synthase domain-containing protein, whose product MDDTSSPGRRPRWRLLAGWALACVIVAGLVLALRGQDWSATRPMVTLQALPFLLLSCVVNVAALLCAMMSWRSVLADLGHPLPRRTAAGVYFVGMSAKYAPGALWVVLTHARLAQSVGVGALVTVAVWLLNIPIVLLTGMVVGSLAAPPMLGGWSWLLLLPAASLAFVMARPTLVGRAAQAGARLLRRELTTSGSGRQIRAAISWQIACRLVSGLHLWLLTLAMGAPVWQSLVVSIGAFALATGLSSVVVVLPDGALIREMVLIGTLSQVLPVTAATAVAVASRAVCLLTDLLASGVCALTMVSRRWRPEAITDGVTELPRSG is encoded by the coding sequence GTGGATGACACCAGCAGCCCCGGGCGGCGGCCACGCTGGCGGCTGCTGGCCGGCTGGGCACTGGCCTGCGTCATCGTCGCCGGGCTCGTGCTGGCCCTCCGTGGACAGGACTGGTCGGCCACGCGCCCCATGGTGACCCTCCAGGCGCTGCCCTTCCTGCTGCTCTCCTGCGTGGTCAACGTGGCAGCACTGCTGTGCGCGATGATGTCCTGGCGCAGCGTCCTCGCCGATCTGGGGCATCCCCTCCCCCGCCGCACCGCCGCCGGTGTCTACTTCGTCGGGATGAGCGCCAAGTACGCGCCCGGGGCGCTCTGGGTGGTCCTCACCCATGCGCGGCTCGCTCAGAGTGTCGGTGTCGGAGCGCTGGTCACCGTCGCCGTCTGGCTGCTCAACATCCCGATCGTGCTGCTGACCGGGATGGTCGTCGGCAGCCTGGCCGCGCCCCCGATGCTCGGCGGCTGGAGCTGGCTGCTGCTGCTCCCGGCCGCGTCGCTGGCCTTCGTGATGGCTCGGCCGACGCTGGTGGGCCGGGCCGCGCAGGCGGGTGCCCGCCTGCTGCGCCGGGAACTGACCACATCCGGCTCGGGACGGCAGATCCGCGCGGCCATCAGCTGGCAGATCGCCTGCCGTCTGGTCTCCGGCCTCCATCTGTGGCTGCTCACGCTCGCCATGGGCGCGCCCGTGTGGCAGTCCCTGGTGGTCAGCATCGGAGCGTTCGCGCTGGCCACGGGGCTCAGCTCGGTCGTCGTGGTACTGCCCGACGGCGCCCTGATCCGGGAGATGGTCCTGATCGGGACGCTCTCCCAGGTGCTGCCCGTCACCGCGGCCACAGCCGTGGCGGTGGCCAGCCGCGCCGTCTGCCTGCTGACGGATCTGCTGGCCAGCGGCGTGTGCGCGCTGACCATGGTGTCCCGGCGGTGGCGCCCCGAAGCCATCACGGACGGTGTCACCGAGCTTCCCCGCTCGGGGTGA
- a CDS encoding MerR family transcriptional regulator, giving the protein MTTSERYVSIGEAARQSGLTVDTLRYYDREGLLGELPRDTGGRRRFDADALGLLDVLVALRRTGMPIEAVREFSRHSRSGNDATRAARLALLRSHGERVRADLRQLQADLELIEWKVAAYTAAENGEDPPPRKDQR; this is encoded by the coding sequence ATGACGACGTCCGAGAGATACGTGAGCATCGGTGAGGCAGCGCGGCAGTCGGGGCTGACCGTGGACACGCTGCGCTACTACGACCGCGAGGGTCTGCTCGGAGAGCTGCCCCGCGACACGGGTGGGCGGCGCCGCTTCGACGCCGACGCCCTCGGACTCTTGGACGTACTGGTCGCGCTGCGCCGCACCGGGATGCCGATCGAGGCGGTGCGCGAGTTCAGCAGGCACTCACGCAGCGGAAACGACGCCACGAGGGCCGCTCGGCTGGCGCTGCTGCGCTCCCACGGCGAACGGGTACGGGCGGACCTGCGTCAGCTCCAGGCCGACCTCGAACTCATCGAGTGGAAGGTGGCTGCGTACACAGCGGCCGAGAACGGGGAGGACCCTCCCCCGAGGAAGGATCAGCGGTGA
- a CDS encoding ABC transporter substrate-binding protein, translated as MRAIERRLLPCTAVTAALTLLGGCGPSTASDGSGTDAKERGPITFVSGKNTSGTVEKLIKRWNDRHPGEKVTFIGLPEDSEEQRAKMIRNARLKADTYTVLTLDVVWTAEFAANRWIDELPKSSFPFDKTLGPINGTAKYRDKLFAMPYTSDGALLYYRSDLLEKANIEPPKTWDEMREACDEVLPKQKGMSCYGGQFEKYEGLTVNFSEAVNSAGGQVTDAKGNPHLDTPEAKRGLDNLIKGFRDGTMPENGIKFMEENGRQDFEKERLLFYRNWPYQYGVSNTKAKGNKVVDKFGVAPIPGEKGTGASSLGGHNLALSSTARNKATALDFMRYVTSEEGARLRLTKATQAPVFAKLYDDPKLAEDFPWLPVLKKSIVGAEPRPRVVRYGDASKVIQQEVHAALTGKKSSAAALESLQKKLNALKP; from the coding sequence GTGCGTGCCATCGAACGACGACTGCTGCCGTGCACTGCCGTCACTGCCGCACTCACGCTCCTCGGCGGCTGCGGTCCGAGCACGGCGAGCGACGGGAGCGGAACCGATGCCAAAGAGCGCGGGCCCATCACGTTCGTCTCGGGCAAGAACACCTCGGGAACGGTCGAGAAGCTGATCAAACGCTGGAACGACAGGCACCCCGGTGAGAAGGTCACCTTCATCGGACTGCCCGAGGACTCCGAAGAGCAGCGGGCGAAAATGATCCGGAACGCGCGGCTGAAGGCGGACACCTACACGGTGCTCACGCTCGACGTCGTGTGGACCGCCGAGTTCGCCGCGAACCGCTGGATCGACGAACTCCCCAAGAGTTCCTTCCCGTTCGACAAGACGCTCGGCCCCATCAACGGCACGGCCAAGTACCGCGACAAGTTGTTCGCGATGCCGTACACCTCCGACGGCGCGCTGCTCTACTACCGCAGCGACCTGCTGGAGAAGGCGAACATCGAGCCGCCCAAGACCTGGGACGAGATGCGCGAGGCCTGCGACGAGGTCCTGCCGAAGCAGAAGGGGATGTCCTGCTACGGCGGCCAGTTCGAGAAGTACGAGGGGCTGACCGTCAACTTCTCCGAGGCGGTGAACTCCGCGGGCGGCCAGGTCACCGACGCCAAGGGCAACCCGCACCTGGACACGCCCGAGGCCAAGCGCGGCCTGGACAACCTGATCAAGGGCTTCCGCGACGGCACGATGCCCGAGAACGGCATCAAGTTCATGGAGGAGAACGGCCGACAGGACTTCGAGAAGGAGCGGTTGCTCTTCTACCGCAACTGGCCCTACCAGTACGGCGTGTCGAACACGAAGGCCAAGGGCAACAAGGTCGTCGACAAGTTCGGCGTCGCTCCGATACCCGGTGAGAAGGGCACAGGAGCCTCCTCCCTCGGCGGTCACAATCTCGCCCTGTCCTCCACCGCTCGCAACAAGGCCACGGCCCTGGACTTCATGCGCTATGTGACCAGCGAGGAGGGCGCGCGGCTGCGGCTCACCAAGGCGACGCAGGCGCCCGTCTTCGCGAAGCTGTACGACGACCCGAAGCTGGCGGAGGACTTCCCGTGGCTGCCGGTGCTGAAGAAGTCCATCGTCGGCGCCGAGCCGAGACCGCGCGTGGTGCGTTACGGAGATGCCAGCAAAGTCATCCAGCAGGAGGTGCACGCCGCGCTGACCGGAAAGAAGAGCTCCGCGGCGGCACTTGAGAGCCTTCAGAAGAAGCTCAATGCCCTCAAGCCCTGA
- a CDS encoding LysR family transcriptional regulator yields the protein MALDLFRLLVFVTVVDRNGYSAAARHLGLAQPTVSHHVGELERALGTTLLHYEQRAVHLTAAGREVYRVASVMLREQDQLTESLKDIEQGRRGRVRLGASIAFEQKYFMERVVAPFCRAHQGTLLSLRFGHSRREAQAVVDRELDLAYVISWHLPHEVHFERLHEATLTFLAAPGHPLVGEERVTVDQIGAAGLITAPLTGVESTYYRLVLREFGLTGDHSVLEMDGLQPRVLAAEAGLGVVATFIPEYGRGSSPGSLVPLSVEEPAPTVEVGLVRRRAEPESASTGALADWLRAATTGSRRTRPA from the coding sequence GTGGCTCTGGATCTTTTTCGTCTGCTGGTCTTCGTCACCGTTGTGGACCGCAACGGCTACTCGGCGGCCGCCCGCCATCTCGGTCTGGCCCAGCCGACCGTCTCGCACCACGTCGGCGAACTGGAGAGGGCCCTCGGCACGACGCTGCTGCACTACGAGCAGCGCGCCGTGCACCTCACGGCGGCCGGTCGCGAGGTGTACCGGGTCGCGTCGGTCATGCTGCGCGAGCAGGACCAGCTCACCGAGTCGCTGAAGGACATCGAACAGGGTCGTCGGGGACGGGTCCGGCTGGGCGCCAGCATCGCGTTCGAGCAGAAGTACTTCATGGAACGGGTGGTCGCCCCGTTCTGCCGAGCGCACCAAGGCACCCTGTTGTCACTGCGGTTCGGCCACAGCCGCCGCGAGGCTCAAGCAGTGGTCGACAGGGAGCTCGATCTGGCCTACGTCATCTCCTGGCATCTGCCCCACGAGGTGCACTTCGAGCGGCTGCACGAGGCCACGCTCACGTTCCTGGCCGCGCCCGGGCACCCACTCGTCGGCGAGGAACGAGTCACGGTCGACCAGATCGGTGCGGCGGGGCTGATCACCGCGCCGCTGACCGGCGTCGAGTCCACCTACTACCGGCTGGTTCTGCGGGAGTTCGGCCTGACCGGCGACCACTCGGTGCTGGAGATGGACGGCTTGCAGCCCCGGGTTCTCGCGGCCGAGGCGGGACTTGGCGTGGTGGCCACGTTCATCCCCGAGTACGGGCGCGGCTCTTCCCCTGGTTCACTCGTGCCGCTGTCCGTCGAGGAACCCGCCCCGACGGTGGAAGTCGGCCTCGTACGGCGAAGGGCGGAGCCGGAGTCGGCCAGCACCGGGGCCCTGGCGGACTGGCTGCGCGCGGCAACGACGGGCAGCCGCCGCACGCGGCCCGCCTGA
- a CDS encoding ABC transporter substrate-binding protein — protein sequence MGKFVIQPHVRLQEWVAEERGYFTEEGLDYEFMQAGLAGASRTTSAVRPADSVPVELRSGAFEDMQDGRSCDVSAACHWAVSAAAAEGAGRMWGDAYSVSPAGIFVSPDSPYTRPEDLAGVHVAVSYHSGSHYSAIQALEPFLRRDEIELSYSGLPYDRVRLLMRGEVAAANVFGAQYYVLEQLGYRKLVDTTFVMGFLVPRAADLEDTRKYFRALKKAQRDVDLEPERYKKYWLREMPDDVAEVVDIRRFGPGERIVFEPYTREMFDVTRAWMKSWDLLDLDVRPEGFEQTVLA from the coding sequence GTGGGCAAGTTCGTCATTCAGCCGCACGTGAGGTTGCAGGAGTGGGTGGCCGAGGAGCGCGGTTACTTCACCGAAGAGGGCCTCGACTACGAGTTCATGCAGGCCGGGCTGGCCGGAGCGTCGCGCACCACCTCGGCGGTGCGGCCGGCGGACAGCGTCCCCGTCGAGCTGCGCAGCGGCGCGTTCGAGGACATGCAGGACGGGCGTAGCTGTGATGTGTCGGCCGCCTGCCACTGGGCGGTGAGCGCCGCCGCCGCGGAGGGTGCCGGACGCATGTGGGGCGACGCCTACTCGGTCTCGCCGGCCGGCATCTTCGTGTCGCCCGACTCGCCGTACACGCGCCCGGAAGACCTGGCGGGTGTGCACGTGGCGGTGAGTTATCACTCCGGCAGCCACTACTCGGCCATCCAGGCTCTGGAGCCCTTCCTGCGGCGGGACGAGATCGAGCTGTCCTACTCAGGTCTTCCCTACGACCGTGTGCGGTTGCTGATGCGCGGCGAGGTGGCGGCGGCCAACGTGTTCGGAGCCCAGTACTACGTGCTGGAGCAGCTCGGGTACCGCAAGCTCGTCGACACGACGTTCGTGATGGGTTTCCTGGTCCCGCGCGCTGCCGACCTGGAGGACACCCGTAAGTACTTCAGGGCGCTGAAGAAGGCGCAGCGTGACGTCGACCTGGAGCCGGAGCGCTACAAGAAGTACTGGCTGCGCGAGATGCCCGATGACGTGGCCGAGGTCGTGGACATCCGTCGCTTCGGGCCGGGCGAGCGCATCGTCTTCGAGCCGTACACCCGGGAGATGTTCGATGTGACGCGGGCCTGGATGAAGAGCTGGGACCTGCTGGATCTCGACGTCAGGCCCGAAGGGTTCGAGCAGACCGTTCTCGCCTGA
- a CDS encoding GNAT family N-acetyltransferase yields MTIDVRPASAFDDVRTLVGPKSPGANVCWCLSYRIPSKLNNELRGPARGEYVAELCRADPAPGVLAYDGDEPVGWAAVAPRSATSFARNRKIPHVDDLPVWSLWCIRVRPGHRKKGISHALIAGAVKFAGAHGAPAIEAYPLDNGDAKVDLTMAYAGLRKNFERAGFVHAADTTSVLAGHPRVLMRLDLR; encoded by the coding sequence ATGACCATCGACGTTCGCCCGGCTTCGGCCTTCGATGACGTCCGCACCCTGGTCGGTCCGAAGTCGCCGGGGGCGAACGTCTGCTGGTGCCTCAGCTACCGGATTCCGTCCAAGCTCAACAACGAGCTCCGCGGACCCGCTCGCGGTGAGTACGTCGCCGAGCTGTGCCGAGCGGATCCCGCTCCGGGGGTGCTCGCCTACGACGGCGACGAGCCGGTCGGCTGGGCCGCTGTGGCGCCGCGGTCTGCAACCTCCTTTGCGCGCAACAGGAAGATCCCGCACGTCGACGACCTGCCCGTCTGGTCGCTGTGGTGCATCCGCGTACGCCCCGGCCACCGGAAGAAGGGCATCTCGCACGCCCTCATCGCCGGCGCCGTCAAGTTCGCCGGCGCCCATGGCGCCCCGGCGATCGAGGCGTACCCCCTCGACAACGGGGACGCCAAGGTCGATCTGACGATGGCGTACGCCGGGCTCCGCAAGAACTTCGAGCGCGCCGGCTTCGTCCACGCCGCCGACACCACGTCCGTGCTGGCCGGTCACCCACGGGTCCTGATGCGGCTCGACCTGCGCTGA
- a CDS encoding DUF6510 family protein yields the protein MNHRPDSDGYEDGNALAGPLSEIFAVDLTSALGRCANCGVTEPVARLHVYTRAPGLVARCPHCAHVTLRMVRSPDDAWLDMSGTVALRIPLTSG from the coding sequence ATGAACCACCGGCCCGACAGCGACGGGTACGAGGACGGCAACGCCCTGGCCGGCCCGCTCTCCGAGATCTTCGCCGTCGACCTGACCAGCGCGCTCGGCCGCTGCGCGAACTGCGGCGTCACCGAGCCGGTGGCCCGGCTGCACGTCTACACCCGAGCACCCGGCCTGGTGGCACGCTGCCCCCACTGCGCCCACGTGACGCTCCGCATGGTGCGCTCCCCGGACGACGCATGGCTCGACATGAGCGGCACCGTGGCCCTGCGGATCCCCCTGACGTCCGGCTGA
- a CDS encoding ferredoxin reductase, with product MARAAVPRRLGTRLRWQVATLVERRAENEGASTLVLDVPDWPGHLAGQHVDVRLTAEDGYSAQRSYSLASAPDARHVEITVQRVGDGEVSAYLVDGLAVGDPMELRGPVGGWFVWSAGQADRVLLLGGGSGVVPLMAMIRARRAAADPTPFRLLHSVRSPADRYYLPELRRGDPGLTTEFLYTRTSPDGRSRPPGRIRQEDITGFAWPPETSPMCYVCGPTGFVETAADLLTGLGHDPDHIRTERFGPSGG from the coding sequence ATGGCGCGAGCAGCGGTACCAAGGCGACTAGGCACACGCCTGCGCTGGCAGGTGGCCACGCTCGTGGAGCGCCGGGCGGAGAACGAGGGGGCGAGCACCCTCGTGCTGGACGTCCCGGACTGGCCCGGTCACCTCGCCGGACAGCACGTCGACGTCCGGCTGACCGCCGAGGACGGCTACAGCGCCCAGCGAAGCTACTCGCTGGCCTCGGCACCCGACGCCCGGCACGTCGAAATCACCGTGCAGCGGGTCGGCGACGGCGAGGTCTCCGCGTACCTGGTCGACGGACTCGCCGTCGGTGACCCGATGGAGCTGCGCGGACCGGTCGGAGGGTGGTTCGTGTGGTCCGCGGGACAAGCCGACCGTGTGCTGCTTCTGGGCGGCGGATCCGGTGTCGTGCCCCTGATGGCCATGATCCGCGCCAGGCGTGCGGCCGCCGACCCCACACCCTTCCGGCTGCTGCACTCCGTACGAAGCCCGGCCGACCGCTACTACCTGCCCGAGCTGCGGCGCGGCGACCCGGGCCTCACGACGGAGTTCCTCTACACGCGGACCTCTCCGGACGGCCGGTCACGGCCGCCCGGCCGGATCCGGCAGGAGGACATCACCGGCTTCGCGTGGCCGCCGGAGACCTCACCGATGTGCTACGTCTGCGGCCCCACCGGATTCGTCGAGACCGCCGCGGACCTGCTCACCGGCCTGGGCCACGACCCCGACCACATCCGCACCGAACGATTCGGTCCCAGTGGAGGCTGA
- a CDS encoding sulfite oxidase-like oxidoreductase, with the protein MGVVSPGFRGRPRESSRRLPPGQYETHDFPVLSAGPTPRIAREDWEFTVTTETGDRHSWNWAELTALPSENPTVDLHCVTKWSKFDTRWQGVSLDVLLAEVETAADYVMVSSYGGYTTGMPLEDLLHGQAWIAYGYDGDDIPPEHGGPARLLVPHLYFWKSAKWVHGIQLLPQDEPGFWESLGYHDYGDPWREQRYQGD; encoded by the coding sequence ATGGGCGTTGTTTCCCCAGGTTTCCGGGGCCGGCCGCGGGAGTCCTCCCGCCGTCTGCCGCCAGGGCAGTACGAGACGCACGACTTCCCCGTGCTCTCGGCCGGACCGACGCCGCGGATCGCCAGGGAGGACTGGGAGTTCACGGTGACCACCGAAACGGGGGACCGTCACTCCTGGAACTGGGCCGAGTTGACCGCCTTGCCCAGCGAGAACCCCACGGTCGATCTGCACTGCGTGACGAAGTGGTCGAAGTTCGATACGCGTTGGCAGGGCGTCTCCCTCGACGTACTGCTGGCGGAGGTGGAGACCGCCGCGGACTACGTCATGGTCAGCTCCTACGGCGGCTACACGACCGGCATGCCGCTCGAGGACCTGCTGCACGGCCAGGCCTGGATCGCCTACGGCTACGACGGCGACGACATCCCGCCGGAGCACGGTGGCCCCGCCCGTCTGCTCGTGCCCCATCTGTACTTCTGGAAGTCGGCGAAATGGGTGCACGGCATCCAGCTGCTGCCCCAGGACGAGCCCGGCTTCTGGGAGAGCCTCGGTTACCACGACTACGGAGACCCATGGCGCGAGCAGCGGTACCAAGGCGACTAG
- a CDS encoding LLM class flavin-dependent oxidoreductase: MRFSVNVPNFGDFADPRAVAKVAAAAEEAGWDGLFVWDHVLHRRHPRPFGDPWMLLTAAALATSRIRLGTLVTPVARRRPQQLARQVATLDNLSGGRVLFAAGLGGPAEDEYGSFGETTDPVVLAERLDEGLDLLNRFWLGDPVNHEGRHFQARDVALLPGTVQRPRPPVWIAGFWPNRPPMRRAARWDGAVPLFASAKHGHAPPVEEVHDLVAYVGRHRGRGEGPFEIVLGGVSPSAPAKARDLLGPLIDAGATWWDERQLQDSGDLDRLEPVLRRVEQGPPAF; the protein is encoded by the coding sequence ATGCGCTTCTCCGTCAACGTTCCGAACTTCGGCGACTTCGCGGACCCGCGAGCGGTGGCGAAGGTGGCCGCGGCGGCGGAGGAGGCGGGGTGGGACGGGCTGTTCGTGTGGGATCACGTGCTGCACAGACGCCACCCCCGGCCGTTCGGCGATCCCTGGATGCTGCTGACCGCCGCCGCGCTCGCGACGTCCCGGATCAGGCTGGGCACGCTCGTCACCCCGGTCGCCCGGCGCCGCCCGCAGCAGCTCGCCCGTCAGGTGGCCACGCTGGACAACCTCAGCGGCGGCCGGGTCCTCTTCGCGGCGGGGCTGGGCGGCCCGGCGGAGGACGAGTACGGCAGCTTCGGTGAGACCACCGACCCGGTCGTGCTGGCCGAGCGCCTGGACGAGGGCCTCGATCTGCTCAACCGCTTCTGGTTGGGCGATCCGGTGAACCACGAGGGGCGGCACTTCCAGGCCCGGGACGTGGCGCTGCTGCCCGGCACCGTGCAGCGTCCCCGTCCACCGGTGTGGATCGCGGGCTTCTGGCCCAACCGGCCGCCCATGCGCCGCGCCGCCCGCTGGGACGGCGCGGTGCCGCTGTTCGCTTCGGCGAAGCACGGGCATGCGCCACCCGTGGAGGAGGTGCACGATCTGGTCGCGTACGTCGGCAGGCACCGCGGCCGGGGCGAGGGCCCCTTCGAGATCGTCCTCGGCGGCGTCAGCCCCTCCGCTCCCGCCAAGGCGCGTGACCTGCTCGGTCCGCTGATCGACGCGGGCGCCACATGGTGGGACGAGCGCCAGCTCCAGGACAGCGGCGATCTCGACCGGCTCGAACCGGTGCTGCGCCGCGTCGAACAGGGCCCGCCGGCCTTCTAG
- a CDS encoding hemerythrin domain-containing protein, with amino-acid sequence MSNAALERAEAAKLPQDDIIGILLTQHARIRELFAEVHVTLGDAKRAKFGEFRALLAVHEAAEEMILRPVARKTAGEDEAAARNEEEREEERILAELEQMNPDRSQFEAKLSEFEKAFRDHADREELEEFPAVRDGCSREQRQKMGRRLLRAERTAPTHPHPATAGSPAAQWAATPFESLLDRARDALGATRRRP; translated from the coding sequence GTGAGCAACGCAGCACTGGAACGCGCCGAGGCGGCGAAGCTCCCGCAGGACGACATCATCGGCATCCTGCTGACCCAACACGCCCGCATCCGGGAGCTGTTCGCCGAGGTGCACGTGACGCTGGGCGACGCGAAGCGAGCGAAGTTCGGCGAATTCAGAGCCCTGTTGGCCGTGCACGAGGCCGCCGAGGAGATGATCCTTCGGCCCGTCGCGCGGAAGACCGCGGGGGAGGACGAGGCAGCGGCACGCAACGAGGAGGAGAGGGAGGAAGAGCGGATCCTCGCCGAGCTTGAGCAGATGAACCCGGACCGCTCCCAATTCGAGGCGAAGCTCTCGGAGTTCGAGAAGGCCTTCCGTGATCACGCGGACCGCGAGGAGCTGGAGGAGTTCCCCGCCGTACGCGACGGGTGCTCGCGGGAGCAGCGGCAGAAGATGGGCAGGCGGCTGCTGAGGGCGGAGCGGACAGCGCCCACACACCCGCATCCCGCCACGGCGGGATCGCCGGCGGCCCAGTGGGCGGCCACCCCCTTCGAGTCGCTCCTGGACCGGGCCAGGGACGCTCTGGGCGCCACGCGGCGCCGCCCCTGA
- a CDS encoding RNA polymerase sigma factor SigF — translation MAATQTRESRSAEARALTQELFEQLAEQEPGTAGHERVRTALIEANLPLVRYVAARFRSRNEPMEDVVQVGTIGLINAIDRFDADRGVQFPTFAMPTIIGEIRRYFRDNVRTVHVPRRLHEMWVQVSSATEDLTTAFGRSPTTAEIAERLKLTEEEVLACIEAGRSYRATSLEAAQEREDGLPGLLDRLGYEDPELDGVEHRDLVRHLLVQLPEREQRILLLRYYRNLTQSQISAELGVSQMHVSRLLSRSFARLRAANRIEA, via the coding sequence GTGGCGGCGACCCAGACCCGCGAGAGCCGAAGCGCGGAGGCCCGGGCGCTGACCCAGGAGCTCTTCGAGCAGCTGGCCGAGCAGGAACCCGGCACCGCCGGACACGAACGGGTGCGCACCGCACTCATCGAGGCCAATCTTCCCCTGGTCCGCTACGTCGCGGCGCGCTTCCGCAGCCGCAACGAGCCGATGGAGGACGTCGTCCAGGTCGGCACGATCGGACTCATCAACGCCATCGACCGCTTCGACGCCGACCGCGGCGTGCAGTTCCCGACGTTCGCCATGCCGACGATCATCGGGGAGATCCGGCGCTACTTCCGGGACAACGTCCGCACGGTGCACGTACCGAGACGCCTGCACGAGATGTGGGTGCAGGTCAGCAGCGCCACGGAGGACCTGACGACGGCGTTCGGACGCTCGCCCACCACCGCCGAGATCGCGGAGCGCCTGAAGCTCACCGAGGAGGAAGTGCTGGCCTGCATCGAGGCCGGACGCTCCTACCGCGCAACGTCGTTGGAGGCGGCACAGGAACGCGAGGACGGCCTGCCGGGCCTGCTCGACCGCCTCGGCTACGAGGACCCTGAGCTGGACGGCGTCGAACACCGCGACCTCGTACGGCACCTGCTCGTCCAGCTGCCGGAGCGCGAACAGCGCATCCTGCTCCTGCGCTACTACCGGAATCTGACGCAGTCACAGATCAGTGCCGAGTTGGGTGTGTCCCAAATGCACGTATCACGGCTGCTGTCGCGCAGCTTCGCGCGCCTCCGTGCCGCAAATCGAATCGAGGCATAA
- a CDS encoding RNA polymerase sigma factor SigF, translated as MSVELGSSKVLTENTTDDVDAMGAPEAPVDHAIDTRTLSRSLFLRLATLDTDSTERTYVRDTLIELNLPLVRYAAARFRSRNEPMEDIVQVGTIGLIKAIDRFDAERGVEFPTFAMPTVVGEIKRFFRDTSWSVRVPRRLQELRLALTKASDELSQTLDRSPTVPELAHALGVSEEDVVDGLAVGNAYTASSLDSPALEEDGGEGSLADRLGYEDSALEGVEYRESLKPLLAKLPPRERQIIMLRFFANMTQSQIGEEVGISQMHVSRLLTRTLAQLREGLIAEE; from the coding sequence ATGTCCGTAGAACTGGGCAGCTCGAAGGTGCTCACAGAGAACACGACCGACGACGTCGACGCCATGGGAGCCCCCGAAGCCCCCGTAGACCACGCCATCGACACGCGCACCCTCTCGCGCTCCCTCTTCCTGCGGCTCGCCACGCTCGACACGGACAGCACGGAGCGCACGTACGTGCGCGACACGCTCATCGAGCTCAACCTGCCCCTCGTGAGGTATGCCGCGGCGCGCTTCCGCAGCCGCAACGAGCCCATGGAGGACATCGTCCAGGTCGGCACGATCGGCCTGATCAAGGCGATCGACCGCTTCGACGCCGAGCGGGGCGTGGAGTTCCCGACGTTCGCCATGCCGACGGTGGTCGGTGAGATCAAGCGCTTCTTCCGTGACACCTCATGGTCGGTGCGGGTGCCCAGGCGCCTTCAGGAGCTGCGCCTGGCGCTCACCAAGGCGAGCGACGAGCTCTCGCAGACCCTGGACCGCTCCCCGACCGTCCCCGAACTCGCCCACGCCCTCGGGGTGTCGGAGGAGGACGTGGTCGACGGGCTGGCCGTCGGCAACGCCTACACCGCCTCCTCGCTGGACTCCCCCGCACTGGAGGAGGACGGCGGCGAGGGCTCGCTCGCGGACCGGCTCGGCTACGAGGACAGCGCGCTGGAAGGCGTTGAGTACCGCGAGTCGCTCAAGCCGCTGCTTGCCAAACTGCCTCCGCGCGAGCGGCAGATCATCATGCTGCGCTTCTTCGCCAACATGACGCAGTCGCAGATCGGCGAGGAGGTCGGCATCTCGCAGATGCACGTCTCCCGGCTGCTGACGCGCACGCTGGCGCAGCTGCGTGAGGGGCTGATCGCGGAGGAGTGA